AAGGAGGTAATTTTGAGATAGAATTCAATTAATGTATAAGTTGACTTAGCATTTGTCTCGTAATTTGTTTTGAGTTGTCTattcaatttcaaatcaagTTGCATTAGGTGACTCTGCTTTTCAAAGGGAGCAACTTGAGAACTGGAATCTAGGTCCCGGATTTGAGGTGGCAAAGAAATGGGCCCAGGAAAAAGCAGCTGATGCTACACCAATTGTTGATAATCTAAGCATCTTCCACCTTCCTGTTGGCGTGAGGCCTTCAGAAGAGTTGAAAGAAAGACTAGAAATCTCATTTATGACAAAACAGCATGAGCCTGATACTGATAATGTTGTGAAAACACAAACATTTAATGGAGGTACGTCTTCTTGGAGTGCAGCGACTGATGCTAGCTTGGAAGCAGTTATGGATTTTGCATCTTCACTTTTGAAAGGAAAGAATGCTAATAAATCAAAGACACATGGAGTACTATCTGTTCGTGCTGCGTCTATGTTGGTAATAATGAGTATTTCATTTTTTGATGATATATGTTCATGCATTTATTACTGAAAGAGAAATTGAGGAAGATTTTGATACTAGTCGTATTCAGGGGAAATGTCTCCTAAATCAGATGTGCACCGTTTAGTCATTTTCTACTCTAGTAGCTGTCTGTGGTTTATTTGAGATGTTTTCTATTCAACTATCTTCTTTTAGATTTACTTTTAATTGCTGTCTATGCTAGAAAATTTATTGTCATTCGTAGTTCTTTCCTTTTAGTAAAGTtctttattactaataatataataaaaacggGGATAAAAAATGTGTAGCCTCACTAGCTCCAAATTAAGCTCGATTAGTGTTTGAATATGAGCTCAAGTTTGACCCCGGCTTCCTATTAGCAGAAATATGAAAACACACATTTGAAAGTTTTGCAGCTTTGCATAAATATGCGTTTTGCAAGTCACACAAATTTGGCTTTAGTAATTAGTTCAGTAGTGAGCATCAAATTTTATGGGTATCATCAAATTTGTTGATTGTAGTTTCTTCAGTTCAAGCTCTTACAGATGTGGGTCATACAACTGAATTTCCCATTTTGCATGACAATATAGCTTTCCAAAGAAATGACCTAAGGACACTAATGCCTCTGTTGCTTTTCAAGCGCAAGGCAAATTCAACCTTTTTGTGAGGTCATAGTATTCTTTAATGAATACATAGTTTGTTtgagtaaaatttgtgaaaatttatTCATGATCAACAGCTATATAACAATTATTACTTCAttacttctaattttaaatttttcacatGCCATACTTTAATAGTTCGGTGCTTTTAGTTCCTTAAATTTTTccatattttagtttttctctccCACTTTTATTACCAATAGTTATCGTTccttaacttttgaaaatattcaaacttatttttaaaggttaaataaataagtttggatatttaaaaaaatttaggaaGTAAAatcaatgatttaaaaatacagggatagaaactaaaatttgatttttcttaagAGACTAAAATACTATTAACTCATAATAGTTTATTGCAACCGTAATTCATACATGATGATTCTAGacttaacttaatatttttgtacAGGAGGCAGAACGTGATTTCTCAAAAAAGTGGAGTCCAGTGGTGGAAATGCAATATAGGGGAGGAAGATACAAGGGACGATGCCAAGGAGGTCTACCTGAAGGAAAGGTAAATTCGTAAAAGTTGATAATAACAAGCACACTAGGCTCGggaaatatgttttttctcttccctttttttttgGCCTACACAGCTCAATGCTGAAGATAACCAactatgttaaatgaaaatttacaaCCAGGGGCGCCTTGTTCTCAGAGATGGGAGCATATATGATGGCTTATGGCGGTATGGTAAGAGATCAGGTCCGGGTACATTCTATTTCAAAAACGGAGATATGTTTCAAGGATTATGGAGAGATGATGTCATACACGGCAAGGTTTGTACCCtttttttaagttgattttttaGATATAATTGTCAAAGCCAAAAGTACGACAAAAgtaatttgttttgtaatatATGGGTTGGATTCTGCTACCATAACGTCTTGtctgtgtttgtgccatgtatATAGATAGGTTGTGTTAGGGTCTCTTAACGctaatataaattttagcaATAGTTATACATCCTGTaactaaaagaaattgtttCTTGTCTGTATATTTATCCAATTACTTGCAATGGCTGCATTGATCTTGCACACCAATTTTCGAAATTGAATGGTAATTATGGATTATTGTTTCATATGATCGATAAATAAATCTGGAAAGTGCAGCGTCCGTAATTGCATAATGGATTGCACAATAATCTTTGACGGTGCATTAGAATCGATTCATCGTAATTGCTGTATTGATTAAGCAGGGTTGGTTTTATTTTCGCACTGGTGATCGGTGGTTTGCAAACTTTTGGAAGGGAAAAGCTAATGGTGAGGGACGATTCTACACAAAGTCCGGCGATGCCTTCTTTGGCAATTTCAAAGATGGGTGGCGACATGGCCAGTTTCTCTGTATTAATGCGAACGGGACCAGGTTGGTTGGTCTCTCTTTCAGTTATTGTGAAGTTTCGGTAGTTCTACCAATTCAATTGTTCTCAAATATGAAGTTTCTGCCAGATATGATCATGACATTAAGAGGGAATATAAATGTTCAATGGACCTGAGCTTCAATTTGATAACAAAGGGCGatataaattaacaaaagcAATTAAGCCACAGTGTGTTTGTGCGgcttacatttattttaatatatcaagTTAAAACATTTggcttgttaatttttttattgataaaaatatatagttctataattatctttattcatatttatttagttgAAACGTcagaattttcaattttccacCTTTTCTGTACTTGTAAAAGGACACAGTTGATGTACTTGTAAGTGGACACAGTTGATGTACTTGTAACACAGATGATGGCTGTAAAACGAAATTTAGACATTTCTGCGTTTGTCACCAAATTGACTTGCGTGCGTAACTGGCATATGAACAGGTACACTGAAATTTGGGATCATGGTGTTCGTGTAGATAGCAAGCATTTGGACAGATGAGCGAGGTGGGCGAATGCGGTAcccaaaattttgtaattactGTGCATTTTATTCTTGTCtccattttttaatgttttatttatctctttttgTGTTGTATTATTGTCTTTATTTTCCCACGTGGCCAATCCCCCTCCCCCCTATTATTGTAGAACTTGCTTGCTAGTATCCATATTTCGGGTTTTAAAAGTATTTCCGAATCCAACTATATCTTTGAGTAGAtgtataaaacaaaatcaattgtTTTTTGCATTAGTTTTATAGCATGTGAAACATCATATACTTGAATATTCAGTGTACCATATATCTAAAAATCTTGTAGTGTAATTTACTGTAAACAAGCTTATCTGATCCGTTTGTATATGTCATCTGATATTAAACCACTTTTTGAGTTGCGAGATTGactaattttgatttatttatttcgttaaactattttacttatcaataaaataaaaatttgtttcaatgttaaataatttttaattttaaaattttaatatttatgattgttttaatcACGATGTTATTCTTTAGTTAAGAATTTGTTGcagatatttttcaatttatagaCAAAAGTTTAGTTCATAGGATAACAACTATTCAAGCTTATTTGGATTATTTTTCGAAATTGGTTGAAGTTCTTTTGTTAACTTTGTTTTAAGTCAGCTGGAAATGTCACATTGGTAAACAAATAATCCTATATCTGGTGTATttgatcaaaattaaaattaaaattgagttaaGAATACAATATGAAGAGAAGACAAACATAAGAGATTTAAATTCTTGCTCTCTTTTTTCATATGTTAAGtcattttatttctcttatatAAGTGATTACGTGCATAaattctagattttttttttcttagatatTTTGTCCAGAGactgtattttataaaattgaattataatcgtaaacaactttaaattttattttatcctctATAACTAGACTGCCAAAATTTTACCaatctttcatatttttatatatataatagctTTAGCAAATCTCGAAGATAATGTGTAGTATAATAATTCTAGCATTCAAGGTGATGAGGTAGGATATTTAAGGACTATTCCagaaataatttaacattttataaaagttcacttcagaattaattttaaactactCAGGAAAGTTTGATCTATGATTGCATGAGaattctaaaatcatatttttaagaaaagataCAATTTTTGTGCGTATAAAACGAAGTTTACAAATATTTGGATAATTCGGTCGTTCATGTTTTTGGAGTGTATAACGGCATttgaataatttgttaaaattcatttgaaacatatttaactGCAAAAcctaattaagtttaaaattggAGTGTATATTGAACTGAAATTGAGTTTAAAATTGGTTTGGAAATAGTTTTTTGAGCCATAAAACGATTTTAAATAAAAGCTGCGACATTAAAATTTGTCGACTTCGATTTAGTTTggattttaaaaagaaaattatgaaaaaaaattatatattaaaaataatggcTTTTTGGACGAATTTTTCCGAAATAATTTTTAGGAATGAGTTAgatggattattttttttcctaattacaAGAAAAGTGTGGGAAATACAAATTCAAAAGGAGAGATGATGATATTTGAAGTATATAATTGAGTATACTGTATTCTAATCTATATTATGGGAATATATACAACATTGTGATTGAATAtttgaagttattttattttccgaACATGTTATTCTGTCTACAAAGATTCATTTAGAAATGATTGTATAGAAAGAttgaaaaggtaaaaataagtagagtaaataatataaaagatatgaTAAAAGGGAAAGAGAAGAATGTCTTATAATTATGTGGTCAATATCTCAATTCAATATTGATGTAATATCCTCcctgtttttctgttttttttttttatgtgtaatacctcctatgttttctttttctttttagtaaaattttttatgtttttttttaataaatttttcatgtCATCCCAGTGCCTAATATAAACTTAAGATTACTTAGGTGGTTATCTGACTCTGTCTGCATACCGTCCCTCCGAAGAGCTACGAATTTAAGAGcattcaattttatcaaaacCATCGACACTTGCGACTCACTAACAGCAAAATTAGTAATTGTGTAATAGAGAGCAAAGAAACGGAAGCAGGGCAATGGTTAAAGGCAGAAAGTAGCTTTCAAACAATTCATCTACAGTCCTTTCAATTTAACTATTTCTTATTCTTGCTTCAATTTCTAAACTAGTTAAGACCTGTTGTTGGGTTTCTGTTTCTGAATTTCTTTATTGAGGGAAAAGATGAAGGCATGGATGTGATTGTTGAGGCTAAGAAAATAGTTCCAGTACCATAATGTTAGAAAGTTTGCTCtaggaaaacacaaaaaaaaattaaaaaaaaaatcaacgaaTTAAACAGCTTATTACATCTTACACATAGCCTAAGGTAATTTTACTTGGAAGAATTCTTCCATCAAATATCGGTTTAGCAAAGTTGATTTTCCTAACCCATACCTTCATCCGAGTGCACAGTTGAACTTCCACAGTTAAGTCAGAAATTTATGGAATGAACACTTTATTCTTCAGGACTCCTTTCTGGTGCATCATGGGGCCTGAGAGAGTCAAGGCTGAGGTGAAATTTCACCCCATTAATAACAGGAAATGAGAAGTCAAAAAGAGTTGTTTCACAATGCTAAGGAAAAACAAAGTTAGATTATAGAAAAGCTTGAGTAAACGGCCAACCTGCATTTTTGAGGAACCCTCCAGGAAACAACCGACAACTTCTTCAAACTTGGAGGTAAAGATAAATAATGTTTCCAATCCTGAAGCATTATTCTGAGATCGTGAAGCTTGCTATCCAAACCAAAACAACAGTTTGCATGCATGGTACAGACATGGTTTAAATCTCTACTTGGTTCACAAAAACCACCAAAATTAGATGTATCCAAAAACCTCATCTTCAGTCCAATATAAGTAATGAAAGGATGAGACTTGATGAAGTTAAGGACATCTTGATCATGGTATCCAGGATAGGTTTCTCGTGAAGAGTACcagaatttataaaattctattgaTCTATTATTGGACTTTACAAAGTTGAACCCTCCGTTAGGTTTGTTGTTTACATCATCAAATCTACCTGTGAAATGGTCGCACGCTATCTGGAAATCAGCATCAACGTGGAAGTGTGGAAATGGGTTCCTAAACCACATGACATCGGCATCCTGGGACAGGAACACCAAAGTAAGTATCTAATTAAGATACTTCTGAAATTTATCTAGCTTCTTCTATAGATTTTTCCGAAGTCTTGTCCTTTTCATATCTTCCCCTTTTGCATAAAGACAATTCATTGTAGGAAGATACATGAGAGCATCAACAATAAAATGTATAGCCTAAACTCTGCCGTTATGACACTGCACTGATGCGCTAGTTCCTATCAGTTGCGAATttcagtttaaaataaattccaaaaaGGAAGTTAGAGGCAGAAGTTTAGCTCAACATACAGTTCTATAAAAATAACCAAGGAATAATATTTTTCCTCAAGATTTGATCAGAATATTATATTAACCACAACcatattttacttttccttATCGTACAAAACCCAAAATAGAATAATTCTAAATCTTGTCACATAGATAAAGCCCACATGCATTTCTATAATCAATATAGTATTTGTTTGTGAAAATACTCAATAAATTAGCCAAGTATACAAAGTCAAATTACAAGTAACTCATTCCCTCACTCACATGACAGACAGTTTTCCCATTACGCACTACATCATAAgaaaatcaatcacaaaaaacaataaattccACAGATTTTAGAATGTTTCCATGGCAACTAAAACTAAAACCACTTTAATGTTCACACAAGTCAGTCCTTGTGAGCTGCAAGAGGTATTATTAGTGATGGAAAAAATAACTTACTGTGAACACAAAATTGTATCCCATCTCAAGAACAGATCGTAGGAAATCAATCCTTCTCCACATCATCATCAAGTAACGAGGAGTCATAAAGTACGCCTCTTCACGAAAGTCAGTTTCTTCACTAACTAGACAAAAGCAATGAATGTGTATAACCTGACAGCGTGCAAATGCCTTTTGGTCCAACGCAATGATTACCAAATGATTTAAAAAGGAACGGGTACGATCTCCTATTCTAAAGCTCTCAAGAAAAAGATCAATGATTGAATCTGGAGCAGCCCATGCTTCGTTTAACGTGGTCAAGATCACTGTTCTGTCTTTCATAGCAGCGTCATTCAGGACCTTTTCGAGTGGATATTCATTGCTAGTCTGCTCGAGAGTCAATGATGAAAATTATGCTTATTATGCTTATGAAACTAGATAAAACAAATGGATTTAGTGTAATAAATATTCACATTTGAATCACTTTATTCATAAGACCAGAGAATGACTGAAGTATGACAGATTCATATCAACAACAGACGCTACAATAATTTTACACAGGGAAATCACAAGCTATTACAAGTGTTTCTAATGAtctaataaactaaattaatagtTAATAAACCTAGTTTGCCCCAGTAAACTAAACTTGAGAATATATGAAAGTTGCGAATATCTATTAAAGAAACTTGACACTCAATGTCCAGCGAAAATCATCAGTACTATTGACACTACCACACTTAATTCCCCAAATCCATGGCGTCTCTCAATGACATGCATAAAATACACTTCCTAAAACAAACACATCCAGACTATTCAACTCCGGAAAGAAATTATAACTCCAATGGCATTTCAATTGGTGATACATCACGGTAAAAACACAAGACAGTGCATTAATTGTTAAACAAATATAGGTAATGAGACAATGCattacttaactaattaagcatgcgaaaaacagagaaaagacTGAATACGCAGCAACAATTAGCAGGAACTGAAAAACTATGCATAATGCAAGAGAACAGAACGAAGCGAGCAACAGAACTGACCGCAATGGGATCGTTGTAAACCGATGGAAAAATGCTAGAAAGGGAATAAGAGTAATGGAAGGTGGAGAAGAATCTACGAGAATTAAGGTCTCCAAAGAGGACCAACAAAGAGAGGGAAACGATGGCGAAGAAGAACGAGGCGGCGACGGCGCGCCGTAAGTGGAGGACTTTGGTCTCCCGAAGCATGTCGGCAGAGAGATCAGCAGCTGCTAAGCCACGCGTCGCTCTGGCGGAGGAAAAACGTGTCCTCTGACGGCGCATGAGAGGTCATGTTAGCGTTTGCCTGAAGAGATAATGAGATAAACcagaaattcaaaaatttaggtgtgtgTGGGTGGATTGAATGAACGAAAATTGTGTGTGCAAGTTGAAAAGCTCAAGATTCGAGGTGATTCTGTTACCAACGCAACGCGTAATGCATTTTGGTGTTACTGTATTAAGTGTGCCTAATGCACTCACACTCATTGTCACTTTCATTTTGTTACCGTTTCTAACTGTCTGCACACTTGGCATTGCACCTTTACAATTACCTGCGGTTAGTCAACACGAAAAaaatcttccttttttttttaattcttttgtttttaagattttttaacaTGAT
This genomic interval from Vigna radiata var. radiata cultivar VC1973A chromosome 8, Vradiata_ver6, whole genome shotgun sequence contains the following:
- the LOC106769834 gene encoding uncharacterized protein At4g15970 isoform X1, translating into MRRQRTRFSSARATRGLAAADLSADMLRETKVLHLRRAVAASFFFAIVSLSLLVLFGDLNSRRFFSTFHYSYSLSSIFPSVYNDPIATSNEYPLEKVLNDAAMKDRTVILTTLNEAWAAPDSIIDLFLESFRIGDRTRSFLNHLVIIALDQKAFARCQVIHIHCFCLVSEETDFREEAYFMTPRYLMMMWRRIDFLRSVLEMGYNFVFTDADVMWFRNPFPHFHVDADFQIACDHFTGRFDDVNNKPNGGFNFVKSNNRSIEFYKFWYSSRETYPGYHDQDVLNFIKSHPFITYIGLKMRFLDTSNFGGFCEPSRDLNHVCTMHANCCFGLDSKLHDLRIMLQDWKHYLSLPPSLKKLSVVSWRVPQKCSLDSLRPHDAPERSPEE
- the LOC106769834 gene encoding uncharacterized protein At4g15970 isoform X2, which gives rise to MRRQRTRFSSARATRGLAAADLSADMLRETKVLHLRRAVAASFFFAIVSLSLLVLFGDLNSRRFFSTFHYSYSLSSIFPSVYNDPIATSNEYPLEKVLNDAAMKDRTVILTTLNEAWAAPDSIIDLFLESFRIGDRTRSFLNHLVIIALDQKAFARCQVIHIHCFCLVSEETDFREEAYFMTPRYLMMMWRRIDFLRSVLEMGYNFVFTDADVMWFRNPFPHFHVDADFQIACDHFTGLETLFIFTSKFEEVVGCFLEGSSKMQP
- the LOC106769834 gene encoding uncharacterized protein At4g15970 isoform X3, whose amino-acid sequence is MRRQRTRFSSARATRGLAAADLSADMLRETKVLHLRRAVAASFFFAIVSLSLLVLFGDLNSRRFFSTFHYSYSLSSIFPSVYNDPIATSNEYPLEKVLNDAAMKDRTVILTTLNEAWAAPDSIIDLFLESFRIGDRTRSFLNHLVIIALDQKAFARCQVIHIHCFCLVSEETDFREEAYFMTPRYLMMMWRRIDFLRSVLEMGYNFVFTELAHQCSVITAEFRLYILLLMLSCIFLQ